A DNA window from Loxodonta africana isolate mLoxAfr1 chromosome 7, mLoxAfr1.hap2, whole genome shotgun sequence contains the following coding sequences:
- the LOC100662454 gene encoding olfactory receptor 2AG2, translating to MELWNSSLGSGFILMGILNDSGSPELLCATIAVLYMLALTTNGLLLLVITMDVRLHVPMYLLVGQLSLMDLLFTSVVTPKALVDFLHQENTISFGGCALQMFLALALGSAEDLLLAFMAYDRYVAICHPLNYMVLMRPRVCWLMVVTSWILASLSSLGHTLYTMHFPFCMSREIRHLLCEIPPLLKLACADTSRYELLVYVMGVTFLLLPLSVIVASYILILFTVLHMSSNEGRQKALVTCSSHLIVVGMFYGTATFMYVLPSSFHSPKQDNIISVFYTIITPALNPLIYSLRNREVVGALRRVLGKYLLLAPSTL from the coding sequence atggaGCTCTGGAACTCCTCCTTGGGAAGTGGCTTCATCTTGATGGGCATTCTGAATGACAGTGGCTCTCCTGAGCTGCTCTGTGCCACAATTGCAGTCCTGTACATGTTGGCCCTGACTACCAATGGCCTGTTACTCCTGGTCATCACAATGGATGTCCGACTCCATGTACCCATGTACCTCCTGGTCGGGCAGCTCTCCCTCATGGACCTCCTCTTCACATCTGTTGTCACTCCCAAGGCCCTTGTGGATTTTCTGCACCAAGAAAACACCATCTCCTTTGGAGGCTGTGCCCTTCAGATGTTCCTAGCACTAGCATTGGGTAGTGCTGAGGACCTCCTACTGGCCTTCATGGCCTATGACAGGTATGTGGCCATTTGCCATCCTCTGAACTACATGGTCCTCATGAGGCCAAGGGTCTGCTGGCTCATGGTGGTCACTTCCTGGATTCTGGCATCCCTGAGCTCCCTAGGACACACCTTGTATACCATGCACTTCCCTTTCTGCATGTCCCGGGAAATCAGGCACCTGCTCTGTGAGATCCCACCTCTGCTGAAGTTGGCCTGTGCTGATACTTCCAGATATGAGCTCCTGGTATATGTGATGGGCGTGACTTTCCTCTTGCTTCCCCTCTCTGTCATTGTTGCTTCCTACATATTAATCTTATTTACTGTGCTCCACATGTCCTCAAATGAAGGAAGACAGAAAGCCCTTGTCACATGCTCTTCCCACCTTATCGTGGTTGGGATGTTCTATGGAACTGCCACGTTCATGTATGTCTTGCCCAGTTCTTTCCACAGCCCCAAGCAGGACAACATCATCTCTGTTTTCTACACAATCATCACCCCAGCCCTGAACCCtctcatctacagcctgaggaatagGGAGGTTGTGGGGGCCCTGAGGAGGGTCCTGGGAAAATACCTGTTGCTGGCACCTTCCACACTCTAG